The uncultured Sphaerochaeta sp. genome includes the window CTTCTCCAGTGAGGTCGGGATCAAGATTATGGGTAGTGTTCATAGCAATTCCTATACTGAGCGAGCAGATAATTTTTCAAACAGGGAAGTCAACATACGCACAACCTCAGGATTGCCGAGGCGGTGTATTTCTTCCAAGGCTCGCTTTCTATAGGATTCTGCAAGAAATTGCGCTTTTTGTATACCACCCAGTTTCTCAACCAATGTAAGAACGTTTGTTGTGGTACGCTGGTCCAGTGGGATTTTCTTGTCGCTGAGCATACTCTTCAGCTCATGTTTGCCCAACTCGTTCTCTATCTCCAGGGCACAGATGAGTGGGAGGGTAGGGATTCCACTCTTTACGTCCCCACCGGTATGTTTGCCGAGTTTCTTGCTGCTTCCGATATAATCAAGAATATCATCCTGGATCTGGAAAGCCATTCCCATGCAATAACCGATATGGTGCGCGAGTTTACTGGTTGCATCATTGATTTCCTGTAGCGCCGCTCCGCTGTAACAGCTGAGCGCAAACAGACTGGCGGTCTTACCCCCAATACGGCGCAAATACGTACTTCGGTCAATGAAGAAGTCCCCCTGCCCAGCATCCTGGTCAAGTTCACTTTCACACAGTCGCGTCAGTGCTCGTGATACAACCTGACTATCCATCCCTCGCTCTTTCCCACTGGTCAGCATCAATGCTCGCGCCAAGAGAAAATCTCCTGCCAAAACAGCTTGCTTTGCTCCAACCTTGGCAAAGACCGAGGCTCTTCCCCGTCGTTTTTGGGCACCGTCGATGATATCATCATGTACCAAAGATGCAAGATGAATGAGTTCAATAACTGAGCCCACCCTGATTGCATCCTCACTGCGATCCTCATCGCCGATCTTGCTGGTGATGAGGACCAAGGCAGGACGAAGCATCTTGCCGGTGCTGTTCACATGGTCTTCCAGGATTGGCCTGATAAAACCATGTGCTGTAGCAACAGTCTGTTCAATGGTGTTGCGGACTACCTGAAGTTGTGCTTGGATATGAGGCTCATCGTCCCAAAACTCTGACATGATTGCCTACTTCCTGCCCAACTTTCTTTCCATTTGCTTCTTCGTGAATTCTGGTTCATCGAGATAGAAATAGGTTTTCTTTGCAAGTGGGGTCTTGTTCCAAAGCTTCTTGATATACGGCATAACCCAGTAATCCAACCCGAAAGCCTTTCCAGCTCCCCCAAGCATAACAATGGATACTGCCATATACCAAAGAATCTCCTTGCCCGCCAGAGCTCCGATGAGGAACATGACAGAGAGTCCAAGCGAGACAATGGCTGCTGGGAACGTAAAGAGACCAGCTAGGAACAACAGTCCAATACCGAGCTCTGCAAGGACGATCATAATCTGGAAGAAGTAGGGAGCCTGTGCTACGAAGGTATCGTTTATCCAGGTGAAGATGGCAAGAGGTTCAGAGAGAAGAGGTGGTGCAAACTGCTCAACTGCACCAGCAGCTGCATCTCCTGCCGCTTGGCTTGCAGAGGCTACGGTCTCCACTGCTGCCTGGCTGGCTGATGCTACCGTCTCTACCGCTGCCTGACTGGCTGATGCTACCGTCTCTACCGCTGCCTGGCTGGCTGATGCCCAGCTGTCAGCTGATTCTGCCCCAGCTGGAGCGCCCCAATATACTTTCGATCCAGTGGTGTCGGTGAGCCATCCTTTGTTGATTTTCCCGATGCCTTCAATGAGCCACATGACTCCGAGATACATTCTCAGGAACACAGTCCAGTAGGAAGGAACTTTATAGGTAGCCATCCCTCCAATGAGAGAACGTCTGTCCTTGACCTCAAGAATCTCATGTTTGAGGTATCCCCAGATTGCGTTGACACCGCATACTCCGCTCTGATAATACAGGTTCACCAGATGCTTGAGTGCCATGGCGAAGAATCCTGAGAGAGAGATCCCAGCAGTATGGCTAACCGCGTATGTTCCACCGATGGACACCATATACCCATGGAAATTTGACTTATAGGGCTTTGGAGGAGTTGCTTTCAGCCCAAGTTCCTGCTTGATGGTATAGACAATACCGTCGGCAGCGGTCTTTGCGGTCTGCTCTGCAGCCTCGACTATCTGAGGTACTGCTCTATTATCCTCGATGAACCACATGCCATCCCCAGCGAGATAGACATTCTTGTAGTCTGGGCTCTGCATGAACTCATTGACAGCCTTTCTTCCAATCTTTCCATCGGTGAGGGGGAGTCTTTCGCAGAATTCAGTACCACGGACACCGCAGGTCCATACCAGCGTTTCTGTCTTGATGACATCTCCGTTCTTGGTGGTGAATCTATCTGCTTCAACATTGGTGATCAGGCTGTTGAGCATAATCTCAACACCCTTCTTTTCCATACGTTTGACTGCCTTCTCTCGGGGTTTCTCAGGAAGCATGTTGAGGATGTTTCCCAGTCCCTCACAGTTGATCAAGCGTACTTCTTTCTTAAAGTCGATACCGTGCTTCTTGCACAGGATGGGAAGCCACTCGGTCAGCTCGCCAATAAGCTCTACACCGGTAAAACCACCGCCTGCAACTACAAAAGTGAGCATCTGCTTGCGCTTTTCCTCATCAGCTTCCTTGACAGCCTTACGTACCGTGCATTCAATATGAGTGCGGAGCTTCAATGCATCCTCAAGACTCCAGAGATAGAAAGCGTGTTCCTTGACTCCTGGAATATTGAAATCGGCAGTCTGAGCACCAGTGCTGATAAGAAGCTGATCATAGGAGTAGGTGGACCTTTCTCCAGCTAGCACCTGCTTCTCGAAATCAATGCTGGTAATTTTGTCTTGTACCACCCTAACCATCTTGCCGGAAAAAATACGGTCAAAGGAGATCTTTACCGATGCTTCATCAACACGATTTCCTGCAACTTCATGCAGCTCGGTCATGAGAATATGGTGGCGGTTCTTGTCGATCAAGGTAATCTCAACCTTGTCTTTCTGTTTCTTGAATGCCTTGTGCAGTGCTTTTGCTGCATGCACACCTGCATAGCCTCCACCTAAAATAACAATCTGTTTCTTATCCATCATCACGTTCCTTGTTGGCCCTGTACGGGTACAGCGAGAATTATTTGGAAGGTGAGAAGAGTCTTACCATCCCACCTGGTCTCACAAGAAGGCACTCTAGCATAAAACTAGGAATTAATGCAATTATACCATGTTTTTATCGATACAAAATACACATATCCTTGAATATTCTTGTGCTACAAACCTCTCCACTCTGTAAGGTAATTCTCCTGTAAGCGTTACTTACAGTAAAGAAAATTTGAAAATTTTTTTGTGCACATTTTTGATATCAGAGTAAAACAATGGGTATGCTATTACTAATAAGTTTATTCTTTGTAAGTAATTAATAACACTTTATCGTTACTGAAAATTTATATTGATAATTTTATGACGATATTGCATGAGTGTCAAAAATCAGTATATGATTATATATAAATAATGTTTGAACGATTTTCAAGTATTTGAGGAGTATCTTACGATGAAGAAACATCTATTGCTGGTTCTGACCGTCTTGGCTATCATGCTTGCCTTTGTTGGCTGCGCCAAGTCAGAGAGTGAAGAGACCCAGGCAGCTGTTGCTGCACCGAAAGCTGAGCCGACTGTTTCCACACCGGCACCTGCAGCACCTGCAGCAACCGAAACGTATGCTGATGGCGTGTATTTCGCCGCAGGTGACACCTTTGCTTCTTCCGGTTGGAAGGAGACAGTAACCCTTACTGTCGAAGGTGGGAAGATCACTGATGCTGACTGGAATGCAGTTAACATCAATGCTGGCGCTGACAAGAAGAGCTATGACCGGGCTGGCAAGTACAACATGGTCAAGTTCGGTAGTGCCCAGGCTGAGTGGTATGAACAGGCTGAGAAGGCTGAGGCTTACTTGCTTGAGACCCAAGATCCTTCCGCCATCACCTACAAGGATGATGAAGGTCACACCGATGCAATCGCCGGAGTATCCGTCCATGTTGATGCCTTCTTCGACCTCGCAAGCGAAGCACTCGCTGCTGGTCCTGTTGGCCGTGGTCCATACGAGGATGGTGCATACTTCGCCATTGCAGATTCCTATCCTTCCTCTGGTTGGAAAGAATATGTCTCCTTGACCGTACTCAATGGCCGCATTGCTGCTGTCAACTGGAGTGCAGTCAATAGGGCAGGCGATGACAAGAAGCCGTACGACAAGGCCGGTAACTATAATATGGTCAAGTTCGGTGGAGCACAGGCAGAGTGGTATGAGCAGGCTGCCAAGGCAGAAGCATACTTGCTTGAGACCCAGGACCTTGATGGTATCACCTACAAGGATGATGATGGTCACACCGATGACATCGCGGGTGTCTCCATCCATGTTGATGCTCTCTACAACCTTGCCAAGGAAGCTCTTGCAGCTGGCCCAACTGAGATCGGTCCCTTCAAGGATGGTTCCTACTATGCGAGCGAAGAGGCTTTCAGTTCCTCCGGTTGGAAAGGCTATGTCTCCTTGTTGGTAAACAACGGCAACATTGAGAATGTGTACTGGAGTGCAGTGGACAAAGACGGCCGTGACAAGAAGCAGGTTGCTGCTGATGGTGAATATGGCATGTTGGCACGTAGTGCGATCGGTAAGGAGTGGCATGAACAGGCGGCTGCTGTCGAGGCATACCTGCTCTCCACCCAGGATCCAAAAGAGATCACCTATAAGGACGAGGACGGCCACACCGATGATATCGCCGGTGCATCCATCCATGTCAACGATTTCTATGCTTTGGTTGAGGCAGCACTTGCTGCAGGACCAAAGAAGTATTAATCGAACATTTCATGATTTTCTCCCCGGGATCTTCCCGGGGATTTTTTCTCTCTATCATGTGCAATTCTGCTATAATCAACGCTGGAGAATTTCATGGAGATTGACTATGTCTCGGTATTCATTTTTACCTTTGTGACCACGTTTACCCCAGGTCCAAATACCATCAGTAGTGCAATGATAGGGATACAGGTGGGTTATAGGCGTAGCATCCCATATTTCTTGGGAATAGCAACCGGCTTTTTCTCCATCATGCTCCTTGGTGGGCTCTTTGCTTCCCTTCTAGTTCGCGTGCTTCCTAAGGTGATGCAGGTGTTCTCTTATATAGGGGCAGCGTACATCCTCTATCTTGCCTACCGTGTCCTGCATGCTGATTATGCACTTTCCGAGCAGAGCACAAAACTGCTGGGCTACAAGGATGGGTTGTTGTTGCAGCTCTTCAATCCAAAGGTACTGGTCCTTGCCCTTACCATCTATACAACATTTCTTGGTTCCATGGACCGGAGTATACCAGCCTTGTTCTTGAGTGCTCTCTTTCTTACAACGATGAGTTTCTCTGCAATCTCACTCTGGGCTTCCTTTGGTGCTGCGTTCTCGCAATTCCTTACCACACAGAAGACCAGGCGATTGGTGAATGGCCTGCTGGCACTGCTGCTTGTCTATAGTGCAATCACGTTGTTAGTTTCCTGAGTAAAGAAAGAAAAACCCCCTGCCGTTTAGGGCAAGGGGTCTGGGTATTAGAATAAACGTACGGTCCTATTCATCATCCTGTGGGGGAAGTACCTGTTTCAGGAAGGCGAGGGTTCGTTCTTCCTTTGGAGCACTGAACATTTCCTCAGGGGGAGCTTCCTCAAGAATGACTCCTTCATCCATGAAGATGACACGGTCTGCAACCTCCTTGGCGAACCACATCTCATGGGTTACCACCAACATCGTCATCCCCTTGTTTGCAAGGTCAGTCATGACTGAGAGTACCTCACCAACCAGCTCGGGATCGAGTGCGCTGGTAGGTTCGTCGAAGAGCATAATCTCGGGCTCCATGGCAAGCGCACGGGCAATGGCGACACGTTGTTTCTGCCCGCCGCTAAGCATGGCTGGGTAGACATCTGCTTTGTCGCTCAGTCCAACCTGCTCAAGAATCTCGAGGCCTTTCTTCCTTGCTTTGTCCTTGGGCATCTTCTTGACATGTACCATTCCTTCCATCACATTGCCGATTACCGTCATGTGGGGGAAGAGATTGAAGTGCTGGAAAACCATCCCAAGACCCTGGCGGACCTTGTTCAGTTGTTTTTCCTGTTGCTTTACTCGCTTGCCATCAACGTATATCTTCCCTTTCTGGGCTTTCTCCAGAAAGTTTACACAGCGCAGCAGCGTACTTTTGCCACTTCCCGAGGCGCCGATGATTACCACCACTTCGCCCCGCTTAACTTCAAGGTTTATGTCCTTAAGAACTTCCAGGTCCCCGAACCACTTCTTGAGATGTTCTATCTTCAGGATTGTTTCATCTGTCTTATGTGTTTGTTTAGTCATGGTCACTCACCTTCAATCTTTGTTCGATGCGATGCATCACGAATGAGAGCAGGCTCGTCATGATCAGGTACCAGATGCCGACAATAAGGAACATCTCCATGTACATGAAGGAGGAAGAGCCCATCTGCCTTCCCTTGAGCATGAGCTCTGGAACGGCAATGGTGGATGCAAGGCTGCTGTCCTTCAATGCGATGATCAACTGGTTGCCCAATGGGGGGACAGCTCGCTTGAAAGCTTGTGGGAGCACAATACGTTGCATTGCCTTTCCCTGGGTCATGCCCAAGCTTCGGGCAGCTTCCATCTGCCCATAATCGATGGACTGGATGGACCCACGGAAAATCTCAGCAATGTACGCACCATTATGTACACCAAGAGCAATGATCGCAGAGGGGATGGGGTCGATGGTTACAATGCTGGTAAGTCCGTAGTAAATGATGAACAACTGCACCAGCAGAGGTGTTCCTCTGATGAGGAAGATGTAAGCTCTACTGATGGCACTTATCCATTGACGTTTGGAAAGGCGGCCGAGAGCGGCCACCAATCCAATAATAAGACCAAGTAGAATCCCGAAAAAGGTGATCTGTAGCGTATAGAGTGCTGCATCAGCGAATTGGAAAAAACGCTGGGGAATCACCGTTAGATCCCATGGTAATATACTCATTCTAGGATTCTCCCTTACTCTACGGTAATGTCTTCACCGTTGAACCACTTTTCACTAATCTGTTTCATGGTGCCATCGGCAAACATATCGCTGAGTGCGGCATTGACCTGCTCACGGAGCTCATCGTCATCCTCATGGAAACCTATGCCCATGACTTCACTACGGAGTACCGATCCTACGAGCGTAAGCTTGTCTCCATCCTTCAACTGGTTGATGGCATTCAGTCCAACAATCCTGTCAGTCAGGACGCCGTCCACACGACCGTTGAGCAGTTCAATCAAAGTCTGGTTGTCATCTTCATAGAGTTTAACCTTGGTGCCAAGTTTCTTTGCATCATTCTCAAAGGTGGTACCAGTTACCAGCCCAAGGGTATTATCACTGGTAAGGTCCTCAACAGAATTGATACCGCCGTCCTTCATGGCTATCAACTGTGGGCCACTGTAATAGTAAGGGATGGAGAAGTCGATGACTGCCTCGCGTTCTTCTGTGATTCCCATACTGCCCAGAATTCCGTCATAGCGTTTTGCCCTGAGGCCTTCAACAATTCCGTCCCATGCAGTGGCTACGTATTCCAGTTCCATATCCAGACGGTTGGCGATCTCAGCAGCAACATCAACATCAAAGCCGATGATGTCTCCATCTTCCGTCATGTAGTTGAATGGAGGGTATCCACCGGAACCAGCGAAGGTGATGGTATTTGTAGTTTCCATTTGACCTTGGGCAACCAAGGCAGGAAGCGAAATCAGTAACATCAATCCAATAATAAGCAACTTTCGATACAATTTGTTCGTATTTTTCAAAATAAACTCCTTTGAAAAAATTGATATAGAATTGTAACAATGAATAGCTATTACATACAACTGTAAAACAGCTATTTCTTTACCCTTAATGCTTTGTGTGCTTTTACTGTTTATAACATGGTCAGGTATAAATAGTTTACTAGGGGTACTTTACCCTTGATTAAACAAAAAAAGAATGCTATAAATTATAACATGGTTTCGAGATTATCACGCCCAAAAGTCATTGAAATTGTCAATAAGAAGAATCATGTCACCTATTTATACGAGGACCAGTACTACTGGGACCCTGATAAAAAACAGACACGGCATAAACGTCGATGCATCGGTAAACTCGATGGAGTAACGGGAGAGCCAATCTATAACCCTACATATCAGCAGGAGCTGGAGAGTCAGGGAACGGAGACGGTGAAAGCGATTCCTTCATTCCGGTCCTATGCATTTGAGCAGTTGCAGGAAGTCATTGAAAAGGAGCTCAGCCTGAGAGAGTGGATGCAGCCACTCATGAGTGAGGAGAAGGTGGAGAAAATCCTGCATCTTGCTTGGTACCTTATCTGTTCAAACAATCCCATCTCCTATGCTACCCATTGGAAACAAGGAATCTATACGAGTGTGGAGAGTTTGGTAGAACTGCAGGGAATCCTTCGCTCCCTGGACGCTGAGTTTCTCCGAATCTGGGGACAACGTTGTCTGGAAAATTTTAATGAGAATTCCAGCGAAATCATATTTGACCTTTGCAGTACTGCCAGTTATCAGAACCATAACCCATTTCTCCAATATGGTTACAACCGTGATATAGAGGCCTTGGAACAGAATACCATCATCTTACTAGCTCATGGTGATAGTCACCTCCCATACTCGTTCCAGATTCTCGATGGGACGATGCTCAGCAGCAAGACCATTGCGAATGTGATGGATACGCTGGAAGTCGATACCGATACAGTATTGATGCTCAATCGCAGATACTTCTCAATCCCCAGGATTCAGGAGTTGGTGGAACTGGGGTACCAGTTCATTATCCGCATCCCAACTCGAAAGCGATGGTTGGAGCAATTCATTGAAAAACATCGTGATGAGATTGTTGTGGGGACAACGCTCTATGACTGCAAGGGTAGGGAGCTGAGGAGTCTGAGTCTCTCTGCACCCTTCCTGGAGGAGGAGTCTCTTACCATTCATCTCTATTATGATGAGCAGTGGAGAGAGAGCCAGCGGAGCAATCTCCTTTCCTTGTTGGGGAGATGTAAACGAGAACTGGAGTTTGAAGTACCGCTTGAGGAGCATGCCCGATTATATGAAACCTATTTCAAGGTACGAAAACGCCCCAATGGAAGTAATAGGGTCAGTCTAAGCCGTGACCCACTGAGAACCTTTGAGGCCTCCCAGGCAGGTTTCTGGGCAGTGATCACAAACACAGGGCTCTCAGCAGAACAAGCCCTTGCCAAGTATGAACAGCGCAATGACTTTGAACATCGATTCAATAACCTTATGAACCAAGAGGACTGCAGGTTGTTGCATGTCCAGTCTCCCCAGAATTTTCCTGGTAGGGTATTTCTCCAACTCATCTCTGAGATCATCCGGCAGAAATTGTTGGAAAAGTTGGAAGATACCGATTACAGCCTGAGCCAGGCACTCTTTACAGTTATGGATATCCAGGAAGTTACATTCAGAGAAAATGATACTCCTTATAGGAGTGAGCTGAATGAACGAGACAAGGAAATCCTTGGGAAGCTTGGCATTGTGGTAGAAGAAGCATAGGGAGAGTCCTGCTAATCTTCTGCATACACAAACAGATCGCCTGGTTGGCATGCCAGATGCCTGCAGATGGCTTCCATGGTTGCCAACCTGACAGCACTGATTTTTCCTGTCTTGAGGTTTGAAAGGTTTGCCATGGTATTACCAACCTTCTCTGATAATTCAGTAAGTGACATTCATATATCTGATGCTTTCGTTCGATCTGTTTGGATTTTTCGTGTTTTGGTGATGAAATGTTTCCTGGAATACATCCAAAGTGAAAATCGTGACAGTGATTGCAGTACAGTGGTGTTGACGTTAAGCGA containing:
- a CDS encoding polyprenyl synthetase family protein, translating into MSEFWDDEPHIQAQLQVVRNTIEQTVATAHGFIRPILEDHVNSTGKMLRPALVLITSKIGDEDRSEDAIRVGSVIELIHLASLVHDDIIDGAQKRRGRASVFAKVGAKQAVLAGDFLLARALMLTSGKERGMDSQVVSRALTRLCESELDQDAGQGDFFIDRSTYLRRIGGKTASLFALSCYSGAALQEINDATSKLAHHIGYCMGMAFQIQDDILDYIGSSKKLGKHTGGDVKSGIPTLPLICALEIENELGKHELKSMLSDKKIPLDQRTTTNVLTLVEKLGGIQKAQFLAESYRKRALEEIHRLGNPEVVRMLTSLFEKLSARSV
- a CDS encoding FAD-dependent oxidoreductase; translation: MDKKQIVILGGGYAGVHAAKALHKAFKKQKDKVEITLIDKNRHHILMTELHEVAGNRVDEASVKISFDRIFSGKMVRVVQDKITSIDFEKQVLAGERSTYSYDQLLISTGAQTADFNIPGVKEHAFYLWSLEDALKLRTHIECTVRKAVKEADEEKRKQMLTFVVAGGGFTGVELIGELTEWLPILCKKHGIDFKKEVRLINCEGLGNILNMLPEKPREKAVKRMEKKGVEIMLNSLITNVEADRFTTKNGDVIKTETLVWTCGVRGTEFCERLPLTDGKIGRKAVNEFMQSPDYKNVYLAGDGMWFIEDNRAVPQIVEAAEQTAKTAADGIVYTIKQELGLKATPPKPYKSNFHGYMVSIGGTYAVSHTAGISLSGFFAMALKHLVNLYYQSGVCGVNAIWGYLKHEILEVKDRRSLIGGMATYKVPSYWTVFLRMYLGVMWLIEGIGKINKGWLTDTTGSKVYWGAPAGAESADSWASASQAAVETVASASQAAVETVASASQAAVETVASASQAAGDAAAGAVEQFAPPLLSEPLAIFTWINDTFVAQAPYFFQIMIVLAELGIGLLFLAGLFTFPAAIVSLGLSVMFLIGALAGKEILWYMAVSIVMLGGAGKAFGLDYWVMPYIKKLWNKTPLAKKTYFYLDEPEFTKKQMERKLGRK
- a CDS encoding LysE family translocator, with translation MEIDYVSVFIFTFVTTFTPGPNTISSAMIGIQVGYRRSIPYFLGIATGFFSIMLLGGLFASLLVRVLPKVMQVFSYIGAAYILYLAYRVLHADYALSEQSTKLLGYKDGLLLQLFNPKVLVLALTIYTTFLGSMDRSIPALFLSALFLTTMSFSAISLWASFGAAFSQFLTTQKTRRLVNGLLALLLVYSAITLLVS
- a CDS encoding amino acid ABC transporter ATP-binding protein; its protein translation is MTKQTHKTDETILKIEHLKKWFGDLEVLKDINLEVKRGEVVVIIGASGSGKSTLLRCVNFLEKAQKGKIYVDGKRVKQQEKQLNKVRQGLGMVFQHFNLFPHMTVIGNVMEGMVHVKKMPKDKARKKGLEILEQVGLSDKADVYPAMLSGGQKQRVAIARALAMEPEIMLFDEPTSALDPELVGEVLSVMTDLANKGMTMLVVTHEMWFAKEVADRVIFMDEGVILEEAPPEEMFSAPKEERTLAFLKQVLPPQDDE
- a CDS encoding amino acid ABC transporter permease; the protein is MSILPWDLTVIPQRFFQFADAALYTLQITFFGILLGLIIGLVAALGRLSKRQWISAISRAYIFLIRGTPLLVQLFIIYYGLTSIVTIDPIPSAIIALGVHNGAYIAEIFRGSIQSIDYGQMEAARSLGMTQGKAMQRIVLPQAFKRAVPPLGNQLIIALKDSSLASTIAVPELMLKGRQMGSSSFMYMEMFLIVGIWYLIMTSLLSFVMHRIEQRLKVSDHD
- a CDS encoding ABC transporter substrate-binding protein, whose translation is MKNTNKLYRKLLIIGLMLLISLPALVAQGQMETTNTITFAGSGGYPPFNYMTEDGDIIGFDVDVAAEIANRLDMELEYVATAWDGIVEGLRAKRYDGILGSMGITEEREAVIDFSIPYYYSGPQLIAMKDGGINSVEDLTSDNTLGLVTGTTFENDAKKLGTKVKLYEDDNQTLIELLNGRVDGVLTDRIVGLNAINQLKDGDKLTLVGSVLRSEVMGIGFHEDDDELREQVNAALSDMFADGTMKQISEKWFNGEDITVE
- a CDS encoding helix-turn-helix domain-containing protein, which encodes MSLTELSEKVGNTMANLSNLKTGKISAVRLATMEAICRHLACQPGDLFVYAED